AACTGACACGAATGTCATATCATGAATATGACATTCGTGTCAGTTTTTCTGTGGAGGTGTAGTCGAATGGGTGAAAAATCAGTTCGGAAAAAGGAATACATTCTTGAACAGGCTCAAAAAGTATTTGCACAAAAAGGTTTTAAGGACGTTACCATGAAAGATATTGTGACGGCCTGCAACGTTAGCCGTGGTGGCGTCTACCTATATTTTAACGATACTTCAGAACTATTTGAGGCTGTACTAGATTTGCGGGCAAAGGCAGAGAAAAATCTTTTCACTGAGCAGATAGAAAATACTCGCTGTGCAGAAGAGCAAATGAGACGGTTCCTAAATGCGCAAAAAAGGGAGCTTCTAAATCCGACTGACAGCCTAATTATAGCCACCTATGAATATCTGTTTGCGCACAGTGCGGCACTTAATAAAGCAGAAATGGAAGACAACTTTAAGCATGCAAGCGGTCAACTGTTACGGATAATTCAAAATGGTGTTGAGAATGGCGAATTTTCGGTAGAACCTGATGTTGCAGCTCAAAATATAGTGCTTTTATTGGAGGGGCTTCGCATTTCAAGTACTGTGCTTACGTTAAGTGAGGAATTTCTTGACCATCAGATGGAATACATCCTTTCACAGCTTACGAGGGGGCAGTCAACATGAAAGAAAGAAACGGCGGCGCAGTTATAAAAATTGCATCACTTTTTTGCTTATGCTCTGTTGTGGAGTATATAGAATTTCTATATGTCCGCACGGACCAAACCATCGTCGCAGATAATATTGGAACAAAGCTCTTTTGCATACTTACAATCGTCATTGTGCTAAGGCGTTCCAATTTTCGATTGGCTGATATTGGCTTTTGCACCAAACGAATGTTGCGAAGTATTTTGTCTGGACTAGCCCTTGGCGTAATTACCTTTGGAATATCTTATTTTGTTGAAATCTTATTTTTACGCTCACAGGGTCATCATATTTCTTTGCAGTTCTTTGTAAGCAATTTTGCACTTACAGGCGCAACCACACAGGTTACAGCCACCTTTGTGGCACTCTCCATCTGTGTAGCTGTAAATATCATCAATGTATTAGCGGAAGAAGGATTGTTTCGCGGTATCATTCTAAAGCTGGGAAAAGAACGTTTTGGGTTCTTCACAGCCAACTGGATACAAGCGGCTCTATTTGGGGTGTGGCATATTGTAATGGTGGTGCTTGGTATATATGATGGGTTGATGGATATTTCTACAGCGGTCATTATGGCGATTGGATATGTGATATTGGCCGGAATTTTAGGCTTGGAGTGGGGATTGTGCGTATCTATGAGCGGCACCCTTTGGGTGGGAATTTCCGAGCACTTTTTTAATAATTTTATTGGGAATACGCTTCATGTTGTGACGGAAAGCGGAACCGACGAATTGCAAATTGCCAGAATTGTACTGTCGAACATACTTTCACTGGCAATTGTATTGATTGTTAGCCGTTGTAAAAAAGAAAAAACTTGTGTATAACACAAAGGAAATGAAGCAGTATGTTTTTTGGATTAAGGCCTACTACGCTGTCTGGTTGTTTTCAATAGTGGCAAGCAGGGCAAGTGCATATGCACTTGCGATTTTCTCCGAAAATCCGCTTGTTGGGAGCCCCCCAATCCCCCGGCAAGGGCCGCTTACGCTGCCTTGCCAACCGCTCCACCTGTGGAGCGGTTATGCGCCCTTGCGGGCACTGTAAGACGGGAGACTTGACCGGCTGGGAAAAGGTATGCCTCTCATATTTGGAAGCGTCCGCAGGACGCGCAGCCGCTCCGCGAGGGGCGAGGGAAAGTCCGCTGCTGGCGATCCTTTTCTGGGGTTTGGGGTTCGGCCTCCAATAAGCGTTTTGCAGGAGTGTGTACGCTCATGCCCTACTTGCTACGATTGTTTGGTATGGGATCGGGATTCCCGCCGCACATGAAAATAGCCCCGGTGTGAGAGGGGGGCCAGTTTCACGCCGATACGGTCATGCGCTGCGCAACGATAGAAGCCCGTTTTGAAGTGACCCCAAATTTTAGACAAAACTTTTAGGAAACGGAGGTATTTATGTCTAAAATGAAGTACACGGTAAAAAAGGAACTTGAAGGAATCAATTATGTTCTGGAAGGGCACTCCTGTAATTTTGCTTCCCATATCTTTGACATCGGAGTAAGCACGATTCGCAAATGGGGCATGTGCTGTATAATAGGGTTGTCAGCAGGCCGGACAAGGGCTTGCTGATTTTATATTTTTCGTGGTGCCCAACTTTACAGAACCACACTATTACAGGTTATGCCACTTTATTCACTGGATTTGAGAGAACGCCCATTTCATGCGGGTTTACTGGGTCTGCCTATGGAGCAATTTGCCACCTTGTGGCGGCTAAAACAGCTATACAGACAATAAAAAATCCCCTGCCCGAGGGCAGGGGATCGAAACCGGGGGAAAGCGTTAGTCGCTCACATAGGGCATCAGGGCCATATGACGGGCGCGCTTGATGGCGATGGTCAGCTCGCGCTGATGGAATGCGCAGGTGCCGGTGACGCGGCGGGGAATGATCTTGGCGCGCTCGCTCACGTACTTGCGCAGGCGGGCCACATCTTTATAGTCGATGTGCTCCACGCGGTCCACACAAAAGCTGCAGACCTTTTTGCGGCCACGGCGCATGGGGCGCTGGGGCCGGCCTTCGGTTCTTTCAAAAGCCATGGCTTGTTACCTCCTGTAAGATTCGATTCGTTAGAACGGAAGATCCTCGCCCTCGTCGATCACGGCAAAATCGTCGTTGCTGCCGGCCGAGTAGCTGGGAACGGCCTGGTCGGCCGCCTCGCGGGGAAATTCCTGCCGGGGCGCGTAAGAGCCGCCGCCTTGGCCACCGCTGCCGCCCTTGCTGCCTGCAAAATGAACGTTGTCCGCAACGATCTCGAACGCCTTGCGGTTGTTGCCGTTCTTATCCTGATAGGTCCGGGTCTGAATGCTGCCGTTCACGGCGATCAGGGAACCCTTCTGGAAGTATTTGCAGACAAACTCGGCACTGGAGCGCCAGGCTACAATGTCGATGAAATCGGCCTGACGCTGCTCGCCCTGGCGCACAAAGCTGCGGTCCACGGCGATGGTGAAGGTGGTCACGCTCACGCCCTGCGGGGTGTGGCGCAGTTCCGGGTCGGCCACCAGCCGGCCCATCAAAGCTACGACATTCAGCATGTGAAATGCCTCCTTATTCCGCTTCGGCCACGATGATCGTGCGGAGCACGCCGTCGGTGATCTTGTAAACGCGGTCCAGCTCGGCAGGGAACTCGGGCGTGCAGGTGAATTTAATCAACGTGTACACGCCTTCTTCCTGTTTGTTGATGGGATAAGCAAGCCTGCGCTTGCCCCACTCGTCAACAGAATCGATGGTACCGTGGGCCTCGATCAGGGTTTTGAACTTGCCCACCAGAGCGGTGGAAGCCTCCTCATCAAGAGCGGCACTGGTAACCAGCATGGTCTCGTACTTTGCCATTTCTGTAGCACCTCCTTTTGGACGTATGGCCCCTTTCGGGGCAAGGATAGCCATGTGTTGCAACATAGCAATTAATTATACCAATTCGGGCCGGGGCTTGTCAATCGTTATTTTGGCAATTTGAGCGGGTTTTATTGCATTTTGGGGCTTGTTTCTTTATAATAGAGCAAAAAGGGGGGAGCGGGATGGAACCGACACCAAAACTGTGCATGCGGCTGGCGGAGCCCGCCGATCTGGACGAACTGGTGCGTGCGCGGCTGATGGTGCTGCGGGCGGCGAACGGCCTTGCGCCCCAGGCGCCCCTGCCGCAGGTGGAGGCGGAGACCCGGCGCTATTTTGAAGAGGGGCTTGTGACCGGCAGCTTTGCCGCGGTGCTGGTGCTGGCGGGCGGGGAGCTGGCGGCCACCGGAGCGGTGAGCTTTTATGAGGTGATGCCCACCTGCCACACGCCCACCGGGAAAAAGGCGTATATCATGAACATGTATACCGCCCCAGCCTGGCGCCGCAGGGGCCTGGCAACCAGGGTGCTGGACCGGCTGGTGCGGGAATGCCGCGCGCGGGGCGTGGATACCATTACGCTGGAGGCCACGGCCATGGGGCGGCCGGTGTATGAGCGCTATGGCTTTGTGCCCATGGAATGCGAGATGGAGCTGCCCGCCGGGCCCGATGAAAACTGAACAACGCGCCGCGCCCGGCCGGGCGCGGCGCGTTTGGGTTTGGTTTGTTACAGCTCTTTTGCCAGCTCCCGCAGGTAGGCGCGGAAGGCGGCGCCGATTTCCGGGTGCTTGAGGGCGGTCTCGACCTGGGCCTGCATGACGCCCAGCTTGTTGCCCATATCGTAGCGCTTGCCGGTAAAGTCCACCCCGGTGATGCCGCCCGCGCGGGCCATTTCGGCCATGGCGTCGGTGAGCTGGATCTCGCCCCCCGCGCCGGGGGCGGTGTGCTCCAGGATGGTGTAGATCTCGGGCGTGAGCAGGCAGCGGCCCAGAATGCTGAACAGGCTGAACTCCTGGCCGGGGGCCGGCTTTTCGATCATGTCGTCGATCAGGTAATGGTTGCCCTGGATGGGGGCCGTTTTCATGCTGGAATACTTCACAATGGCCTCGGGCGTTACTTCCTTCATGCCCACCGCCGGGCGGCCGTACGCCTCGTAAGCGCGGATGAGCTGGGCGGCCACGGGGTCTTCGCCCAGGATCACGTCGTCGCCGTACATAACCACGAACGGCTCGCTGCCGGTGAAGGGCCTGGCCATGAGCACCGCGTGGCCCAGGCCCAGGGTCTGTTTTTGCCGCACAAAGAAAATGTTGGCGAGATTTGCAATGCCGAGGGATTCCTCCAGCAGGGCCTCTTTGCCCGGCTTTGCGAGGGCGGCTTCCAGCTCGGGGCTGCGGTCGAAGTGGTCTTCGATGATGCTTTTGTTGCGGCCGAGAATGATGAGGATCTCCTCGATGCCCGCGTTCACAGCCTCTTCCACGATATACTGGATGGCGGGCTTGTCCACAATGGGCAGCATCTCCTTGGGCATTGCTTTGGTGGCCGGCAGCACCCGTGTGCCAAGCCCTGCCGCGGGGATGATCGCCTTGCGTACTTTTTGTGCCATATCCGTATCCATTCCTTTCATTTTTCGTTCCGGGGAACGGTTTTCAAGCCAAAGGGAGCGCGCCTCACACCAAAGTGCCGGCCTGCCCCACCAGGGTGCCCAAAATGGGCCAGACGGCAAACGCGATTGCAGCATACATAACGACAAACTCGAAAACGACGCCGAGGACCAGGGCCACTGTGCTGGTGCCGCCCGCTTTGGCCAGGGCCGGGCCGGAGGCGGGGCCGGCGCTGAGAGCGGCGCGGATGCGCTTGGCGGCGGTGTTTTTGTAGAGCCAGATCGCAAAGGAGCCGGAGAGGAATTTGAGAACCCAGTAGAGAACCGAACCCGCCATGGAGAGGGCAGAGATCGCCTGCGCGCTGAGCCCGGTGACGAGGGGATTGCCGGCATAGATCATGAGATTTAAAAATACGGGCAGATAGCTCACCGCGTCCATGGCCAGGTAGGCCAGCGCGGGAACCCACATTTTGCGGTAGAAGAAATAGAGAGGGCCGAATAAAAAGGCCGAAAAGCAGAGCGACATTTTGCGGCCGGTGGCGCTGATGCGCTTGAAATTCAGTAGGTAATAGGCTGCGTTTTTGCCCAGATAGGCGGCCCAGTCGCGCGCGGGGATGCCGTCGATTTCCTCGTCCGGCCGGACCCGGAATTCGGGGGGCACGGCGTCCATTTGGAACGGGTCGGCCGGGGGGGCGCTGGCCGGGCCGTAGGCGGCGGGGCTGCGCTCGGCCGAGGTGGGGTCGTAACGGGGGGCGCCCTTGTGCAGCGGAGCGCCGCAGGTTTCGCAGAACAGGCCGCCAACGGGGTTCATGGCCCCGCAGGCCGCACAGGCGATCTCGGGCGTATCCGGGGCGGCGCCGGGAGCCTGCGGGGCCTCGGCCGCCGGGCACTCGCCGGGGGCGGGCTTCCACTCGAAGCCGGGGGCGTGGCGGTCGGCAAACAGGCAGCCGGCGTTTTTTTGATAGCAGCTGCGGTGGTAGGGGGCGCCGCAGTCAGGGCATACCACGATATCGTCGCTTTCGGCAAAGGGCTGCTGGCACACCGGGCATTTGCAGCCTTGGTAATCAAACATATGCTTGCTCCTCCCATATAAGGGCATTATATTGGTTATTGTACCGCAAAGAGCCGCAAAATGCAAAACAATTCTCTTTACTTTAGAACGCTTTTCGGCTATACTACTATCGGATAATTTTTGAGCGCGATAACAAACAGAGAGGTTTGCGGATATGATCACCATTGACGAATTGAAGATGCAGCTGGGCGAGCACGAGCACGAGGTGCGCGAATTGGGCGACGCGCTGGCCATTACCGCCAGTGAAAAGCGCGTGGCGGAGCTGGAAAACAAAATGACCATGCCCGGCTTTTACGACGACACCGAGGCCAGCGCCCGGGTATTTGCCGAGATGAGCGCGCTCAAGGGCCGGCTGGAGCGCTATGCAAAGCTGAAAGCGCTGTACGACGATGCCGAGACCATGCTGCTGCTGTGCGAGGAAGAGAACGACCCGGAGCTCATCCCCGAGGGCGAGTCGGCGGTGGAGGCGGTGACCAAGGCGGTGGAGGAGCTGCAGCTCATTACCCTGCTGTCGGGCCAGTACGACAAAAACAACGCCATTTTGACCTTTCACGCCGGGACCGGCGGCACCGAGGCACAGGATTGGGCGGACATGCTGTTCCGCATGTACAACCGCTGGGGCGCCGCCCACGGCTATAAGGTGAGCACCCTGGACTACCAGGACGGCGACGAGGCCGGGCTGAAGAGCGCTTCGATCCTGGTGGAGGGACCCAACGCGTACGGCATGCTGAAAAGCGAGAACGGGGTGCACCGCCTGGTGCGCGTTTCCCCCTTTGACTCGCAGAGCCGCCGCCAGACCAGCTTTGCCAGCCTGGAAGTGATGCCCGAGCTGGACGACAGCATCCAGGTGGACATCCGGCCGGAGGACGTGGAGATGCAGGTGTTCCGCTCGTCCGGCGCGGGCGGCCAGCACATCAACAAGACCTCCAGCGCGGTGCGCCTGATCCACAAGCCCACCGGCATTGTGGTGAGCTGCCAGACCGAGCGCAGCCAGTTTCAAAACCGCGACACCGCCATGAAGATGCTGGCCTCCAAGCTGTACCAGATCAAGGAGCAGGAGCACCTGGACAAGATCGGCGACATCAAGGGCGTGCAGAAGGAGATCGCCTGGGGCCACCAGATCCGCAGCTATGTGTTCATGCCCTACACCCTGGTGAAGGATCACCGGACCGGTTACGAAAACGGCAACGTGCAGGCCGTGATGGACGGGGAGCTGGACGGATTTATCAACGCATACCTGAAGGCCGCCAGCAAGGGCGAATTGCAGGATACCTGAACAACAATGAAAACCGCCAAAGGGGGCGGGCCGCTTTCAGCGGCCCGCCCCCTTTTGATGTGTGTTGGAACAGCCGGGATGCGCAGGCGGGCTTACCCTTCCAGGGCAGCCAAACCGCTGCCGCCGGCCCCGCCGGCGGCGCGGGCGGCCTCGATCCGCTTTTCCAGCTCCTGATCCAGCTTTTCCAGGGCGGGTTCCCGGATGCGGCGCTCGGCGTCGTAGCCCACGCCCTTGAGCTGCTGGTCGTAGCGGGAGAAGGTGACAAGGGCTTTTTCACCGTTTGCGCCCAGCACGTTCAGGGTGATGTCCGGATCGTTGCAGGAATACCCCTGGCAGTTGTAGGAAACGGCCTCCACCTGGCCGTGCACAAGATTTTTCTCGGCCGCGAGCTGCCGGGCAAGGTCGAGATATTCCTGCGGGTTTTCAGCCAGGGCGGCGTCCAGGCCGAGATCCAGCTCCACGCTCAGAATGCGGCTTTGGGCTGCGCCGAACCGCTCGCCGGTCACAGCGTCCAGAGAAAAGCTGAAGCCGGGATCCTGGGGAGTGCGGGAGGAGCCGAAGCGCACGTCGCCGGACCAGAACGCCCGGGGAAAGGTCTCGGTGCCGCTGCAATAGCTCATGTACACGGTGGCACCGCCGAGGTCGGCGCCGAAGAGCTCCCAAAGGGCCTGGGCGCCCAGTTCGGCCGCCTCTTCCATGGGGATGGCCTGCGCGTCCGCCGCCTCGGAGGCGAGGGGATCGGCCGTTACGGCGTAGTCGGCCTTTTGGTAGCCGGCGGGCAGGGCGGCCCCGGCGGGGGTCGGCGCGTAGCTGGTGGGAACTGCCTGGGGCTTGCCCAGGTCGGCGGCCAGCACACTTTGGGAAAAATAGCCGAAGAGGAGGGCGCTGGTGGCGATCATGGCCAGCGCTGCCAGCGCGGCTTTGCCTGCGCCCTTTTTGTGGGGATAAGTGGTGTTCATAAGTAATTGCTCCTTTTCCTTCGTTTTATTTTGCAGCGGCGGCAACACCGCCGCTGCAATAAGAAGGATAACCCGCTGGGGTCATGGAGTTGTAAGCCGGTTTTTAAAAAGTCGTAAAACTTTTGAAGGAAGGGGCTCAGCCTTTTGGGGCGGGCGGGCCAGCAAGCGGGGAAGAACCGGAGGGAAAGCGCAGGGTGACGGTGGTGCCCCGGCCGGGGGCTGAGGCGAACAGCAGCTCGGCCCCATGGGCGGCGGCGATCTGCTCGCAGAGGGCAAGGCCCAGGCCCGCCCCGCCGGCCGCCCGGCTGCGGGCTTTATCGACCCGGTAGAAGGCCTCTTTTACCCGGGCCAGTTCCTCGCCGGTCATGCCGCGGCCATTGTCCTGCACGCGCAGAACGGCGCGGCCCCCCTCGGCGGCGGCCTCCACAAGGATCTGCGCATGCTGCGGGCAGGCGTTGAGGGCGTTGTCGGCCAGGTTGATGAGCAGACTTTCCAGCAGGTCCCGGTCGCCGTAAAGGGTGGGCAGCCCTGCGCGGAAGGTGAGCTGCGCGCCCATTTTTGCAGTCTTGGGCAGCAGGGTGTGGCGCACGGCCGCGAACAGGGCGGCGGTGTCGACCGGCAGCAGGGCGGCGCCATCGGCCCGGATCACAGCCGTTTCCAGCAATTGAGCCGCCATGTTTTGCAGGCGCCTGCACTCCGAGAGGATGTAGCCGGTGGCAGCCTGGCGGTCGGCCTCTGTGAGGGCCGCTTTTTGCAGATATTCAGCATAGCCGTAGATAGCGGTGAGGGGGGTGCGCAGCTCGTGGGCCAGATTGTCGGCAAACTGCTGCTTTTGGGCGGCGGCGTTGTTCAGGGCAGTCATCTGGGCCTCGATCTCGGCCGCCATGTGGTTGAAGCTGCGGGCGACCCCGGCCAGCTCGTCGCGCCCGCGCTGGGGCAGGCGCTTGCCGTATTCGCCGTTGGCAATGTCCTGCGAGGCGGCGTGAATCTGTTCCAGCGGGCGGAACAGACGGTTTAAGAGCAGCAGAAGGCAGAGCGCCAGGATCAGCGAGAACACCGCCCCCGCCAGATACAGGAGCCGGCACAGCTGCCCCCAGCCGCTGATGGTCTGCTGCAGGCTGGACTGATAGACCAGCACGTAGTCCTGAAAAGGGGCGCTGAGCCGCCCGGCCACACAGAGATAAAAGGGAGCGGTTTGCTGAATGGTGAGCACCCGGTCCTGGGTCTGGGCAAGGGAGGCGGGTGCAACGAGGGGGGCGGCGGGGTCGGAGATGCTGGAATAGAGGCATTCCTGCCCGCGGTAGACCAAAAATTCCCCGCTGCGCTTTGCATAAAATTGGCCGTAGGGGCGCATGAGCTGGGCAAGGGAAGCGGCAGGGTCGGAGCCGCGGCTGTGCAGGGCGCGCATATCCTGAAGCAGGGCGGAGGCAACCACATAGTGCTCGGCCAGGCGCTGCTCTTTTGCAGTGTCCAGGCTGCTTTTTAAAGAAAACACGGTCACCGCGCAGATGGCGCCGTTGAAAAACAGCAAAAACAGCAGGAGGGTGGTCAAAAAAGTGCGCGTTTTCATGGCGACGCCTCCAGCCGGTAGCCCAGCTTGTACACGGTCTTGATGCGGCCTTCCAATTCCAGCTTTCTGCGCAATTTCTGGATGTGCACGTCCACCGTGCGGGTATCGCCCTCGAAATCGTAGCCCCAGACCAGCTCCAGCAGCCGCTCGCGGGAAAGGGCGATGTTCCGGTTGTTCACCAGCGTTTCCAGCAGCGCGTATTCCTTGGGGGTGCAATCCACCGGGCAGCCGCGCAGGAAGATCTGGCGGCTGTCGAAGTCGATTTTCATTTCGTCCAGCTCAAAGGAGGCGCGGCTTTTCAGGGTGCGCCGCAGCACGGCTTCGACCCGGGCGAGCAGCTCCAGCATTTCAAAGGGTTTGGAGATATAGTCGTCGGCCCCCATGGTGAGGCCGCGCACCCGGTCGGGCAGGCCGCTTTTGGCCGTGAGAAAAATGGTGGGGACCTGCTGCGCCTGCTGGTAGACGGCAAAGCCGTCCAGCCCAGGAAGCATCACGTCCAGCAGCATCAGGTCCACCGGTTCGCGGCTGAGCTGCTCCAGCGCGGCGGGCCCGTCGAACGCGCTGAAGCAGGTATGCCCCACCAGCTGCAGGTTGCGGCGGA
This window of the Oscillospiraceae bacterium genome carries:
- the rpsR gene encoding 30S ribosomal protein S18, whose product is MAFERTEGRPQRPMRRGRKKVCSFCVDRVEHIDYKDVARLRKYVSERAKIIPRRVTGTCAFHQRELTIAIKRARHMALMPYVSD
- a CDS encoding single-stranded DNA-binding protein translates to MLNVVALMGRLVADPELRHTPQGVSVTTFTIAVDRSFVRQGEQRQADFIDIVAWRSSAEFVCKYFQKGSLIAVNGSIQTRTYQDKNGNNRKAFEIVADNVHFAGSKGGSGGQGGGSYAPRQEFPREAADQAVPSYSAGSNDDFAVIDEGEDLPF
- the rpsF gene encoding 30S ribosomal protein S6; the protein is MAKYETMLVTSAALDEEASTALVGKFKTLIEAHGTIDSVDEWGKRRLAYPINKQEEGVYTLIKFTCTPEFPAELDRVYKITDGVLRTIIVAEAE
- a CDS encoding N-acetyltransferase, which encodes MEPTPKLCMRLAEPADLDELVRARLMVLRAANGLAPQAPLPQVEAETRRYFEEGLVTGSFAAVLVLAGGELAATGAVSFYEVMPTCHTPTGKKAYIMNMYTAPAWRRRGLATRVLDRLVRECRARGVDTITLEATAMGRPVYERYGFVPMECEMELPAGPDEN
- the yngB gene encoding putative UTP--glucose-1-phosphate uridylyltransferase YngB; this encodes MAQKVRKAIIPAAGLGTRVLPATKAMPKEMLPIVDKPAIQYIVEEAVNAGIEEILIILGRNKSIIEDHFDRSPELEAALAKPGKEALLEESLGIANLANIFFVRQKQTLGLGHAVLMARPFTGSEPFVVMYGDDVILGEDPVAAQLIRAYEAYGRPAVGMKEVTPEAIVKYSSMKTAPIQGNHYLIDDMIEKPAPGQEFSLFSILGRCLLTPEIYTILEHTAPGAGGEIQLTDAMAEMARAGGITGVDFTGKRYDMGNKLGVMQAQVETALKHPEIGAAFRAYLRELAKEL
- the prfB gene encoding peptide chain release factor 2, whose amino-acid sequence is MITIDELKMQLGEHEHEVRELGDALAITASEKRVAELENKMTMPGFYDDTEASARVFAEMSALKGRLERYAKLKALYDDAETMLLLCEEENDPELIPEGESAVEAVTKAVEELQLITLLSGQYDKNNAILTFHAGTGGTEAQDWADMLFRMYNRWGAAHGYKVSTLDYQDGDEAGLKSASILVEGPNAYGMLKSENGVHRLVRVSPFDSQSRRQTSFASLEVMPELDDSIQVDIRPEDVEMQVFRSSGAGGQHINKTSSAVRLIHKPTGIVVSCQTERSQFQNRDTAMKMLASKLYQIKEQEHLDKIGDIKGVQKEIAWGHQIRSYVFMPYTLVKDHRTGYENGNVQAVMDGELDGFINAYLKAASKGELQDT
- the phoP_1 gene encoding DNA-binding response regulator — encoded protein: MFTLAKILIVEDETAINELIRRNLQLVGHTCFSAFDGPAALEQLSREPVDLMLLDVMLPGLDGFAVYQQAQQVPTIFLTAKSGLPDRVRGLTMGADDYISKPFEMLELLARVEAVLRRTLKSRASFELDEMKIDFDSRQIFLRGCPVDCTPKEYALLETLVNNRNIALSRERLLELVWGYDFEGDTRTVDVHIQKLRRKLELEGRIKTVYKLGYRLEASP